TCATATAGAACTTACAAGAGAGATTGCAAGAAGGTTTAATTACTTATACAAAGAAGTATTTCCAGAGCCTGAACCAATATTATCAAAGGTTCCAAAACTCTTGGGAACAGATGGGAGAAAAATGAGTAAAAGTTATGGAAATACAATTCCATTAGTGGCTGATGAAGAAACTCTTAAAAAAATGGTTATGCCTATGATTACGGATCCGGCAAGACAAAGAAGAACAGATCCTGGAAATCCTGAAAAATGTCCTGTTTGGGACTATCACAAAGCTTTTGGAATTTCAGATAAAGATGCTGAATGGGTAAAAGATGGATGTACAAATGCAAAAATTGGTTGTGTGGATTGTAAAAAGTTGTTGTTAAAAAATATGAAGGAAAGACTAGAGCCTATTTGGGAAAGGTATAACAGTCTTACTGATGACTATGTAAAAGACGTAATAGTTGAAGGAAATAAAAAAGCAAGACAAGTTGCAAGAGAAACAATAGAGATGGTAAGAGATGCAATGCAGCTAGATTACAATTTTTTAAGGAAGTGAAAAAATGAAGGAAATATTTCAAAATTTTTGGGATG
This DNA window, taken from Thermosipho africanus Ob7, encodes the following:
- the trpS gene encoding tryptophan--tRNA ligase; this translates as MRVLSGMRPTGKLHIGHLFGALSSWVELQEKGHECFYFVADWHALTTHYNDTKEIVNNSIELVKSYLAVGIDPNKSTIFIQSEIKEHAELTLLFSMFVSVSRLERVPTYKEIKQQLSDKDLSNAGFLIYPVLQAADILIYRATGVPVGEDQVYHIELTREIARRFNYLYKEVFPEPEPILSKVPKLLGTDGRKMSKSYGNTIPLVADEETLKKMVMPMITDPARQRRTDPGNPEKCPVWDYHKAFGISDKDAEWVKDGCTNAKIGCVDCKKLLLKNMKERLEPIWERYNSLTDDYVKDVIVEGNKKARQVARETIEMVRDAMQLDYNFLRK